One window of the Nocardia huaxiensis genome contains the following:
- a CDS encoding Dabb family protein yields the protein MSRWLILTRAPEATIARAAEAAAALAGVHHCSGGIDLPGSQGGSGAVVDLAADIAPAAALPALFAADADPAASGTFPAAASGAEVAGAEAIPLLPVASRIASCDSARRIKRTLLLTVRAGTPAAVVDRFEADLMAMPAHITAIKSWALSRVSGESRWTHVWEQEFESPEGLNGDYLLHPYHWTHVDRWFDPEVPGSIVEPAIAHLYRWADGPVLTE from the coding sequence GTGAGCCGCTGGCTGATTCTGACCCGTGCGCCCGAGGCGACGATCGCTCGCGCGGCCGAGGCCGCTGCGGCGCTCGCCGGGGTTCACCACTGCTCGGGCGGCATCGATCTCCCCGGCAGCCAGGGCGGATCGGGTGCCGTCGTGGACCTGGCCGCCGATATCGCTCCGGCCGCGGCTCTGCCCGCGCTGTTCGCGGCCGATGCCGATCCCGCCGCGTCCGGGACATTCCCCGCAGCTGCGAGCGGGGCGGAAGTGGCGGGCGCGGAGGCGATTCCGCTGTTGCCGGTGGCCTCGCGCATCGCGTCCTGCGACAGCGCCCGGCGGATCAAACGCACCCTGCTGCTGACCGTCCGCGCGGGAACTCCCGCCGCGGTGGTCGATCGTTTCGAAGCCGACCTCATGGCCATGCCCGCCCACATCACCGCGATCAAATCCTGGGCGCTGAGCCGAGTTTCGGGAGAGAGCCGCTGGACTCACGTGTGGGAGCAGGAATTCGAATCACCCGAAGGTTTGAACGGCGACTACCTCCTGCATCCGTACCACTGGACCCACGTCGACCGCTGGTTCGATCCCGAGGTCCCCGGCTCCATCGTCGAACCCGCCATCGCGCACCTCTACCGCTGGGCGGACGGCCCGGTATTGACGGAGTAG
- a CDS encoding LLM class F420-dependent oxidoreductase, producing the protein MRLGMLMPYLDGLVTSGSFLREFAAAAEECGLESIWAVEHVVVAQDYEPLYPYSPDGRMPGGDLNVPMTDPLETLAFLAGASSTLKLGTAMVVAPLHSPVVLAKRAATLDVQSGGRLLLGLGIGWQKEEYAAIGVPFADRGGRLDDCIGAMRALWTESPASYSGKHVSFDRQFCLPQPARSIPIVLGGNSIPAARRAGRVGDGWFPYTITPEDFARGADRVREFATVAGRPEDAVEMTIWPGSCDFTREFDPDFVRGYTRAGASRIVLTPPMFGPESLLDGVDSLARYVDRYRNDVAAKL; encoded by the coding sequence ATGCGTCTCGGCATGTTGATGCCCTATCTCGATGGCCTGGTGACGTCCGGTTCGTTCCTGCGCGAGTTCGCCGCCGCCGCGGAAGAGTGTGGCCTGGAATCGATCTGGGCCGTCGAACACGTGGTGGTGGCGCAGGATTACGAGCCGCTGTACCCGTACTCCCCGGACGGCCGCATGCCCGGCGGCGATCTGAATGTCCCCATGACCGATCCGCTGGAGACTCTCGCCTTCCTGGCGGGCGCGTCCAGCACGCTGAAACTCGGCACCGCCATGGTGGTCGCGCCGCTGCACAGTCCCGTGGTGCTGGCCAAGCGGGCCGCGACCCTCGACGTCCAATCCGGCGGGCGACTGCTGCTCGGCCTCGGAATCGGCTGGCAGAAAGAGGAATACGCCGCGATCGGCGTCCCCTTCGCCGATCGCGGCGGACGGCTCGACGACTGCATCGGGGCCATGCGGGCGCTGTGGACCGAATCCCCGGCGAGCTACAGCGGCAAGCACGTGTCCTTCGACCGGCAGTTCTGCCTGCCGCAACCGGCCCGCTCCATCCCGATCGTGCTGGGCGGCAACAGCATCCCGGCCGCGCGGCGGGCGGGCCGGGTCGGCGACGGCTGGTTCCCGTACACCATCACCCCGGAGGATTTCGCCCGTGGCGCCGATCGGGTCCGCGAATTCGCCACGGTCGCAGGGCGTCCCGAGGACGCGGTCGAGATGACCATCTGGCCCGGCTCCTGCGACTTCACCCGCGAATTCGATCCCGATTTCGTGCGCGGATACACCCGGGCCGGTGCGAGCCGAATCGTGCTGACCCCGCCCATGTTCGGCCCGGAATCCCTGCTCGACGGCGTGGACTCCCTCGCCCGCTACGTCGACCGGTACCGCAACGACGTGGCGGCGAAACTGTGA
- a CDS encoding NAD-dependent epimerase/dehydratase family protein: protein MKVILFGGTGMIGQGVLNECLADERVEQVLAVGRSSVGVEHPKLRELVQADPGDLAAVAGELGEFDACFFCLGVSSAGMKEEDYRRITHDLTLRVGRALADVNPDMTFIYVSGQGTDSSEQGRLMWARVKGKTENDLLGLFSRAYMFRPGFVQPLDGVVSKTRVYRIAYALTGPLIPLLRRVAPNAFNDNREIGRAMIAVAASGADTRILTPREIAACARG, encoded by the coding sequence ATGAAGGTGATTCTCTTCGGCGGGACCGGGATGATCGGGCAGGGCGTGCTCAACGAGTGTCTGGCGGATGAGCGGGTCGAGCAGGTGCTCGCGGTGGGGCGGAGTTCGGTGGGGGTCGAGCACCCCAAGCTGCGGGAGCTGGTGCAGGCCGATCCGGGGGATCTTGCGGCGGTCGCGGGCGAGCTGGGGGAGTTCGATGCCTGTTTCTTCTGTCTCGGGGTGTCCTCGGCCGGGATGAAGGAGGAGGACTATCGGCGGATCACCCATGACCTGACATTGCGGGTCGGTCGCGCGCTGGCGGATGTGAATCCGGATATGACCTTCATCTACGTGTCGGGGCAGGGGACCGACAGCAGTGAGCAGGGGCGGTTGATGTGGGCACGGGTGAAGGGGAAGACGGAGAACGACCTGCTCGGACTGTTCTCGCGGGCGTACATGTTCCGGCCGGGGTTCGTGCAGCCGCTGGACGGGGTGGTGTCCAAGACCCGGGTGTACCGGATCGCCTATGCGCTCACCGGGCCGTTGATTCCGCTGCTGCGGCGGGTCGCGCCGAATGCGTTCAATGACAATCGGGAGATCGGGCGGGCCATGATCGCGGTGGCGGCGTCCGGAGCCGATACCCGCATCCTCACCCCTCGCGAGATCGCGGCGTGTGCCAGGGGCTGA
- a CDS encoding patatin-like phospholipase family protein yields MSEPVSPNAALADALASSTCVPGVFPPIPIEGELYIDGGLRSSINADLALPAEVVVILEPLAHMFPRAGTDRELGSATEISVVPDAEAITAFGPDLFGSAALLPAYESGIRQSGDAAARLKEIWPAR; encoded by the coding sequence ATGTCTGAGCCGGTGTCGCCCAACGCCGCCCTGGCCGACGCGCTGGCCTCGAGCACCTGTGTCCCCGGCGTCTTCCCGCCCATCCCGATCGAGGGCGAGCTCTACATCGATGGCGGCCTGCGTTCCTCCATCAATGCGGACCTGGCCCTGCCCGCCGAGGTCGTCGTGATCTTGGAGCCGCTGGCTCACATGTTCCCCCGCGCCGGCACCGACCGTGAACTGGGTTCGGCCACAGAGATTTCCGTTGTTCCCGATGCCGAGGCCATCACCGCTTTCGGCCCGGATCTGTTCGGCTCCGCGGCTCTGCTTCCCGCCTATGAGTCCGGTATCCGCCAATCCGGGGACGCCGCAGCACGATTGAAGGAGATCTGGCCCGCGCGCTAG